From a region of the Lactuca sativa cultivar Salinas chromosome 4, Lsat_Salinas_v11, whole genome shotgun sequence genome:
- the LOC111909897 gene encoding uncharacterized protein LOC111909897 produces the protein MAFSSVTQTLDPCQHTSESIPDNPDDHICSETTNPFSPESVANHESSLLDNPNGCLTTGARIERAWAHWKKLGEPKLIVAPMVDNSELPFRLLCRKYGAEAAYTPMLHSRIFSENEKYRSQEFTTCKEDRPLFVQFCANDPDTLLEAARKVEPYCDYVDINLGCPQRIAKRGNYGAFLMEKLPLVKSLVEKLALNLNVPVSCKIRLFPNLQDTLNYAKMLENAGCALLAVHGRTRDEKDGKKIRANWDAIRAVKNALRIPVLANGNIRHMDDVTRCLEETGVDGVLSAETLLENPALFAGFRTVDWVSDGGDGIRDAKLDQADLVVEYLKLCEKYPVPWRMIRAHVHKMLGEWFRVHPHVRADFNAQSILSFEFLYGMVDRLRELGVSRPLYVKDTV, from the exons ATGGCGTTTAGTTCCGTTActcaaaccctagatccatgccaACACACCTCGGAATCCATACCCGACAACCCCGACGACCACATCTGCTCCGAAACAACAAACCCCTTTTCTCCAGAGTCAGTAGCGAATCACGAATCTTCATTGTTGGATAATCCGAATGGCTGCTTGACAACAGGTGCCAGAATCGAGAGAGCATGGGCACATTGGAAGAAGCTCGGTGAGCCCAAGCTAATTGTAGCACCGATGGTCGATAATTCGGAGCTTCCTTTCCGATTATTATGTCGGAAATATGGCGCTGAAGCTGCTTACACTCCTATGCTTCACTCTCGTATCTTCAGTGAGAACGAGAAGTATCGATCTCAGGAATTCACTACCTGCAAG GAAGATCGGCCATTGTTTGTTCAATTTTGTGCGAATGATCCAGACACTTTACTGGAAGCAGCTCGAAAAGTGGAGCCTTATTGTGATTACGTTGACATTAATTTGGG GTGCCCACAACGTATTGCCAAAAGAGGAAACTACGGAGCATTCCTAATGGAAAAACTCCCTCTCGTGAAATCCTTAGTTGAAAAATTAGCTCTTAACCTCAACGTCCCCGTATCTTGCAAAATCCGACTCTTCCCAAACTTACAAGACACTTTAAACTACGCAAAAATGTTGGAAAATGCCGGTTGTGCCCTTTTAGCAGTACACGGACGCACCCGTGACGAAAAAGACGGGAAAAAAATCCGCGCAAATTGGGACGCGATTCGGGCGGTTAAAAACGCGCTTCGAATACCCGTTCTTGCAAATGGAAATATCCGCCACATGGATGATGTGACACGTTGTTTGGAAGAGACGGGTGTCGATGGGGTGCTTTCAGCTGAAACCCTACTAGAAAACCCTGCGTTGTTTGCAGGGTTTAGGACCGTTGATTGGGTATCCGACGGTGGAGATGGGATTCGTGACGCAAAGTTAGATCAAGCGGATTTGGTTGTTGAGTATTTGAAGTTATGTGAGAAATACCCGGTGCCATGGAGGATGATTAGGGCTCATGTTCATAAGATGTTAGGGGAGTGGTTTAGGGTTCATCCGCATGTGAGAGCTGATTTTAATGCTCAATCGATTCTTAGCTTTGAGTTTCTTTATGGTATGGTGGATCGGCTTCGAGAACTTGGTGTTTCGAGGCCACTTTATGTCAAGGACACTGTCTAG
- the LOC111909898 gene encoding protein IRX15-LIKE, which translates to MKNIINNGNTKLILLHPYIQKQTHPNRLWLIALISVFTIASLLTLVYTRESFHTTTTTTTTTITATTNHHHEPLPKSVIKALIHYAATANTTNHMSQTDIKQISDVLKQCTTPCNLLVFGLTPETLLWNALNHHGRTVFIDENRYYAAYVEEKFPEIEAYDVQYTTKISELKELITSVREQTRNECRPVQNLLFSDCKIGLNDLPNQLYELDWDVILVDGPRGYWPEGPGSISAIFTAGVLARSKKGGNHKTHVFVHDYNREVERVSSEEFLCKENLVKSSKDLLAHFVVERVVDEGGKNQFCHSHPAAS; encoded by the coding sequence ATGAAAAACATCATTAACAATGGCAACACAAAGCTCATTCTTCTTCATCCCTACATCCAAAAACAAACACATCCAAATCGCCTCTGGCTAATCGCTCTCATCTCGGTGTTCACCATAGCCTCCCTGCTAACCCTAGTCTACACCCGTGAATCCTTccacacaaccaccaccaccactaccacgaCCATCActgccaccaccaaccaccaccacgaACCACTTCCCAAATCGGTAATCAAAGCCCTCATCCACTACGCCGCCACCGCCAACACCACAAACCACATGTCACAAACCGACATCAAACAAATCTCCGATGTCTTAAAACAATGCACAACCCCGTGTAACCTCCTTGTATTTGGGCTCACGCCGGAGACCCTCCTCTGGAACGCCTTGAACCACCATGGACGGACGGTGTTCATTGATGAAAACCGCTACTATGCCGCCTACGTGGAGGAGAAGTTCCCGGAGATTGAAGCGTATGATGTTCAATACACCACAAAAATTAGTGAGCTTAAAGAACTTATCACTTCCGTGCGAGAACAAACGCGCAACGAATGTCGCCCGGTTCAAAATTTGTTATTTTCTGATTGTAAAATTGGATTAAATGATCTTCCTAATCAATTATATGAATTGGATTGGGATGTGATTTTAGTGGATGGTCCACGTGGATATTGGCCGGAGGGCCCAGGGAGTATATCAGCCATCTTCACCGCCGGTGTACTTGCCCGGAGCAAAAAAGGTGGCAACCATAAAACACATGTTTTTGTGCATGATTACAATAGAGAAGTTGAAAGAGTGTCTAGTGAAGAGTTTTTATGTAAAGAGAATTTGGTCAAGTCTTCTAAGGATTTGTTGGCTCATTTTGTGGTGGAGAGAGTGGTGGACGAGGGTGGCAAAAACCAGTTTTGTCACAGCCATCCGGCGGCATCGTAG